In the genome of Quercus robur chromosome 3, dhQueRobu3.1, whole genome shotgun sequence, one region contains:
- the LOC126718480 gene encoding polygalacturonase At1g48100: MMRGLSLRSLTFMLFIAFILCSSNFETCNARRGKHWRHSRGISASLFKKKGKSQGSSNNHHSGGSKPKSPPHKASPLPTPKPKSPPHKASPLPTPKPKSPPHSHKPKAPPLPTPKPKEEFPSNPPAGHSTTFNVLDFGAKGDGSTDDTKAFQAAWAAACKIEASMIVVPAEYEFLVGPISFSGPYCQANIVFQLDGTIIAPTNSNAWGKGLLQWLEFTKLRGITIQGNGIIDGRGSVWWQDAPFDDPIDDEIKLLVPLNSSVEENPPMPVRSNLGRIMPSIKPTALRFYGSFNVTVTGITIQSSPQCHLKFDYCTGVLVHDISVSSPGDSPNTDGIHLQGSKDVLIYSCNLACGDDCVSIQTGCSNVYIHNVNCGPGHGISIGSLGKDNTKACVSNITVRDVIMHNTMNGVRIKTWQGGSGSVQGVLFSNIQVSEVEFPIVIDQYYCDKSKCSNQTSAVALSGINYERIRGTYTVKPVHFACSDSLPCVDVSLTAIQLKPMQEKYHMYDPFCWQTFGELRTPTMPPIGCLQIGKPSSNRIQSDHDLC, translated from the exons ATGATGAGAGGTTTGAGCTTAAGAAGCCTCACATTCATGCTTTTCATTGCTTTTATACTTTGTtcatcaaattttgaaacttgcaATGCTAGAAGAGGCAAGCATTGGAGGCATAGCAGAGGTATTTCGGCTTCTTTGTttaagaagaaaggaaagagtCAAGGAAGTAGTAATAACCACCATAGTGGAGGATCAAAACCAAAATCTCCTCCTCACAAAGCTTCACCGCTTCCAACTCCTAAACCAAAATCTCCTCCTCACAAAGCTTCACCGCTTCCTACTCCTAAACCAAAATCTCCTCCTCACTCTCATAAACCAAAAGCTCCGCCGCTTCCAACTCCTAAACCAAAAGAAGAGTTCCCATCAAACCCGCCTGCCGGTCATTCTACCACCTTTAACGTGCTAGATTTTGGTGCCAAAGGTGATGGAAGCACAGATGACACGAAG GCATTCCAAGCTGCATGGGCAGCTGCGTGTAAAATAGAGGCATCAATGATAGTCGTTCCAGCAGAATATGAATTCCTCGTGGGACCCATCTCATTCTCTGGTCCGTACTGTCAAGCAAACATAGTGTTTCAG CTAGATGGGACGATCATTGCTCCAACAAACTCCAATGCTTGGGGCAAAGGTCTCTTACAATGGCTTGAGTTCACAAAGTTGAGAGGAATTACAATTCAGGGAAATGGTATCATTGATGGAAGAGGCTCAGTCTGGTGGCAAGACGCCCCGTTTGATGATCCTATAGATGATGAAATAAAACTTCTTGTCCCATTAAACAGCAGTGTTGAAGAGAATCCACCAATGCCG GTAAGAAGCAACCTTGGGAGGATAATGCCAAGCATCAAGCCAACT GCACTGAGGTTTTATGGGAGTTTTAATGTGACGGTCACAGGCATAACAATTCAAAGTAGTCCACAGTGCCACCTCAAGTTTGACTACTGCACGGGAGTGCTGGTCCATGATATAAGCGTCTCATCTCCCGGTGACAGTCCCAACACGGATGGAATCCACCTACAGGGCTCAAAAGACGTTCTAATTTACAGCTGCAATCTCGCTTGCG GAGATGACTGTGTTTCTATACAAACTGGATGCTCAAATGTATACATACACAATGTCAACTGTGGGCCAGGGCATGGAATCAGCATTGGAAGTCTAGGAAAGGATAACACCAAAGCCTGCGTCTCAAACATTACTGTCCGAGATGTCATTATGCACAACACAATGAACGGTGTCAGGATCAAGACATGGCAG GGAGGATCAGGCTCTGTGCAGGGGGTACTGTTCTCAAACATTCAAGTTTCTGAAGTTGAATTCCCAATTGTGATTGACCAATACTATTGTGACAAAAGCAAATGCAGCAACCAAACATCAGCCGTAGCTCTATCAGGAATCAATTATGAAAGGATAAGAGGGACATACACAGTTAAGCCCGTACACTTTGCTTGTAGCGACAGTCTACCATGTGTGGATGTATCACTAACTGCCATACAGCTAAAACCGATGCAAGAGAAATACCACATGTATGATCCCTTCTGCTGGCAGACTTTTGGAGAGTTGAGGACTCCCACCATGCCGCCAATTGGTTGTTTACAGATAGGCAAGCCATCAAGCAACCGGATTCAATCCGATCATGATCTCTGTTGA